A genomic segment from Glycine soja cultivar W05 chromosome 20, ASM419377v2, whole genome shotgun sequence encodes:
- the LOC114401218 gene encoding ABSCISIC ACID-INSENSITIVE 5-like protein 2, producing the protein MGIQTVGSLGNGQQSHLQPSSLSRQGSWYSLTLDEVNCQLGDMGKPLGSMNLDELLQNVWTAEASKSSVVVGVESENMSSSSSSLQRQASLTLARALSGKTVDDVWREIQQGQKKKYGEDVRSQEGEMTLGETTLEDFLVQAGLFAEASISPAVGLDAMDSLATQGFQQKTGLLSSSPSIGSLSDTRLGRKRDASDAYEKTLERRLRRKIKNRESAARSRARKQAYHNELVGKVSRLEEENVKLKKEKEFEERLLPDPLPERKYQLRRHNSAFF; encoded by the exons ATGGGGATTCAGACAGTGGGATCTCTAGGTAACGGGCAACAGTCTCATTTACAGCCTTCATCATTGTCTAGGCAAGGTTCATGGTATAGTCTCACTCTTGATGAGGTCAATTGTCAATTAGGAGACATGGGAAAGCCATTGGGGAGCATGAACCTTGATGAGCTTCTTCAAAATGTGTGGACTGCTGAAGCAAGCAAGTCTTCGGTGGTGGTAGGCGTGGAGAGTGAGAACATGTCGTCATCGTCTTCCTCGCTGCAACGGCAGGCCAGCTTGACGCTGGCTCGTGCATTGAGTGGGAAGACGGTGGATGATGTGTGGAGGGAAATTCAGCAAGGTCAGAAGAAAAAGTATGGAGAGGATGTGAGGAGTCAGGAGGGAGAAATGACTCTTGGTGAGACCACCTTGGAGGATTTCTTGGTGCAAGCAGGGCTTTTTGCTGAAGCTTCTATCAGTCCAGCTGTGGGGTTGGATGCAATGGATTCCCTTGCCACGCAAGGTTTCCAACAGAAAACAGGCCTGTTATCATCCTCCCCCTCAATCGGGAGTTTATCAGACACGAGACTGGGCCGGAAAAGGGATGCTTCTGATGCGTAcgagaaaactttggaaaggaGGTTGAGGAGGAAAATCAAGAATAGGGAATCTGCTGCTCGGTCCCGAGCCCGAAAACAG GCTTACCATAATGAACTGGTTGGCAAGGTTTCCCgtctagaagaagaaaatgtaaAGCTCAAGAAAGAGAAG